The following proteins are encoded in a genomic region of Fibrobacter sp. UWH6:
- the leuC gene encoding 3-isopropylmalate dehydratase large subunit, with product MGKSLYQKIFESHTVAKLESGQCQLFIGLHLCHEVTSPQAFASLREEGTKVLFPERTFATVDHIIPTTFPERNRPLQDGISEEMFSHIEKNTESNGIKFFGPKTCEQGVIHIVGPEEGVTQPGMTVACGDSHTATHGAFGAIAFGIGTSQVADVLATQTLAMSPLKTRRINFTGKLKPGVTAKDVALAYIAKLGVNGGVGYAYEFAGPVIEAMSMEGRMTICNMAIEGGARVGYCNPDEKTFEFLKGKPYAPKADKWDEAVAYWKSVATDADAQFDDEIEINCDNLEPMVTWGITPAQAIQLNDNMPKISEFEGSEKKVISEAYEYMGWEEGGKMIGTPIDIAFVGSCTNGRLSDLQAAAEIIKGHKVADTVKMWVVPGSMKIKVEAEALGLDKIFKEAGAEWREAGCSLCLAMNPDKLKVRQVSASSSNRNFKGRQGSPTGRTILMSPAMVAAAAIEGKVTDVRKYIK from the coding sequence ATGGGAAAATCATTATACCAGAAAATTTTCGAAAGCCACACTGTTGCTAAGCTCGAGAGCGGCCAGTGCCAGCTTTTCATCGGTCTCCACCTCTGCCACGAAGTGACCAGCCCCCAGGCATTCGCTTCCCTTCGTGAAGAAGGCACCAAGGTCCTGTTCCCGGAACGCACCTTCGCTACCGTTGACCACATTATTCCCACCACTTTCCCGGAACGTAACCGCCCCCTCCAGGACGGCATTTCCGAAGAAATGTTCTCCCATATCGAAAAGAACACCGAATCCAACGGCATCAAGTTCTTTGGCCCCAAGACCTGCGAACAGGGTGTGATCCACATTGTTGGCCCCGAAGAAGGCGTTACCCAGCCGGGTATGACCGTCGCTTGCGGTGACTCTCACACTGCTACCCACGGTGCTTTCGGCGCTATCGCATTCGGTATCGGTACTAGCCAGGTTGCCGACGTTCTCGCTACCCAGACTTTGGCCATGAGCCCCCTCAAGACCCGCCGCATCAACTTCACTGGTAAGCTGAAGCCGGGCGTTACCGCCAAGGACGTTGCCCTCGCCTACATCGCCAAGCTTGGCGTGAACGGTGGCGTTGGCTACGCTTACGAATTTGCAGGCCCGGTTATCGAAGCTATGAGCATGGAAGGCCGTATGACCATCTGTAACATGGCTATCGAAGGCGGCGCACGCGTTGGCTACTGCAACCCCGACGAAAAGACCTTCGAATTCCTGAAGGGCAAGCCCTACGCTCCCAAGGCAGACAAGTGGGACGAAGCTGTTGCCTACTGGAAGTCCGTGGCTACCGACGCCGACGCTCAGTTCGACGACGAAATCGAAATCAACTGCGACAATCTCGAACCCATGGTGACCTGGGGTATCACTCCGGCTCAGGCCATCCAGCTCAACGACAACATGCCGAAGATTTCTGAATTCGAAGGCTCCGAAAAGAAGGTCATCTCCGAAGCTTATGAATACATGGGCTGGGAAGAAGGTGGCAAGATGATCGGCACCCCCATCGACATCGCATTCGTGGGTTCCTGCACCAACGGCCGTCTCTCCGACCTCCAGGCTGCTGCTGAAATCATCAAGGGCCACAAGGTTGCCGACACCGTCAAGATGTGGGTTGTTCCGGGCTCCATGAAGATCAAGGTTGAAGCAGAAGCTCTCGGCCTCGACAAGATCTTTAAGGAAGCAGGTGCAGAATGGCGTGAAGCAGGCTGCTCTCTCTGCCTCGCCATGAATCCGGATAAGCTGAAGGTTCGCCAGGTTAGCGCTTCTTCCAGCAACCGTAACTTCAAGGGCCGCCAGGGTTCTCCCACCGGCCGTACCATTTTGATGAGCCCCGCCATGGTTGCCGCTGCCGCTATCGAAGGCAAGGTTACCGACGTCCGCAAGTACATCAAGTAA